From one Luteolibacter sp. SL250 genomic stretch:
- a CDS encoding HAD-IIB family hydrolase, with product MFCSDLDGTLLGKPDSTADFVVTWRDMGAERPLLVYSTGRLLKDARRIVRENGLPHPDYYIAGVGTTIQRVAEDEVLREFSSILDEKWDLRRVREIVSALEGIEPQPDEQQHEWKSSWYWREKSRSDIDSLRKQLADAGAQVVYSSSRDLDILPMHANKGNALAWLCEKLEIPLEQVVVAGDTGNDASMFLLSGVRGIAVENAEPELLDALIEADAYRARGVCAAGVLEGLVHYGVVEEIRSCGSSIQDHAHDPEIVRLFETPVRTAGSEESFIQTAYQKALEALEKCVTPLGFSACSIGDNAVTGTDENYNSVWGRDGAMAITGSLAAHDDRFRDCQRATLRTLLGHLAENGQIPANVHIASGKPDYSGVGGIAAIDSGLWVVIALHAFVEKTREVKLLREYRGAIARVMQWLEAHDSNQDGLLEVPEAGDWMDLFNRSYNVLYDEVLWCRANVCYARMMELLGEKAIASRYFLRAERVKQAILKRFWPSTHALSAGDSVVNFDQVQHAIGDSRYLLAQVTPFSFDWRCDVPANVMAFLFNVLDIEKAKVAFRFMWGVGVNQPFPVRNLYPVVNAGDPDWKSYYTVNLLNLPNHYHNGGIWGWVGGQWVKFINRLGLRDIARKELLKLAELNHQGIYQEWEFNEWYHGQTGRPMGKAFQAWSASEFISAYHDVMED from the coding sequence ATGTTTTGTTCGGACCTGGACGGAACGCTGTTGGGGAAACCCGATTCGACGGCGGATTTCGTGGTGACGTGGAGGGACATGGGGGCGGAGAGACCGCTCCTTGTCTATAGCACCGGGCGTCTGCTGAAGGACGCGCGGCGAATTGTGAGGGAGAATGGGTTGCCCCATCCGGACTACTACATCGCCGGGGTGGGCACCACCATCCAGCGTGTCGCCGAGGATGAGGTGCTGAGGGAGTTTTCCTCGATCCTTGACGAGAAATGGGACCTGCGGCGGGTGAGGGAGATCGTCTCCGCGCTGGAGGGCATCGAACCCCAGCCGGACGAGCAGCAGCATGAGTGGAAGAGCAGTTGGTACTGGCGGGAGAAAAGCCGCTCCGACATTGATTCCCTCAGGAAGCAACTGGCGGATGCCGGCGCGCAGGTCGTCTATTCCTCCTCACGGGATCTCGACATCCTGCCGATGCACGCGAACAAGGGCAACGCGCTGGCGTGGCTCTGTGAAAAGCTGGAGATCCCGCTGGAGCAGGTGGTCGTTGCCGGGGACACCGGGAATGACGCCTCCATGTTCCTGCTTTCCGGAGTCAGGGGCATCGCCGTGGAGAATGCGGAGCCGGAACTGCTGGACGCGCTGATCGAGGCGGACGCCTACCGTGCCCGCGGGGTGTGCGCCGCGGGTGTGCTGGAGGGACTGGTCCACTATGGCGTGGTGGAGGAGATCAGAAGCTGCGGGTCCTCCATCCAGGACCACGCGCACGACCCGGAGATCGTCCGCTTGTTCGAGACTCCGGTGCGCACTGCGGGCAGCGAGGAGTCCTTCATCCAGACCGCCTACCAGAAGGCGCTGGAGGCATTGGAGAAATGCGTCACCCCGCTCGGCTTCAGCGCGTGTTCCATCGGCGACAACGCCGTGACCGGCACGGATGAGAACTACAACAGCGTGTGGGGGCGGGACGGGGCCATGGCCATCACCGGCAGCCTCGCCGCGCATGACGACCGTTTCCGCGACTGCCAGCGCGCCACCCTGCGCACGCTGCTGGGTCATCTGGCGGAGAACGGCCAGATCCCGGCGAACGTGCACATCGCCAGCGGAAAGCCGGACTACTCCGGCGTCGGTGGCATCGCCGCCATCGACAGCGGCCTGTGGGTCGTCATCGCGTTGCACGCCTTCGTGGAAAAGACACGGGAGGTGAAGTTGCTGCGCGAATACCGCGGCGCCATCGCCCGGGTCATGCAGTGGCTGGAGGCCCATGACAGCAACCAGGACGGACTGCTGGAGGTGCCGGAGGCGGGCGACTGGATGGATCTCTTCAACCGCAGCTACAACGTGCTCTATGACGAGGTCCTGTGGTGCAGGGCGAATGTATGTTACGCGCGGATGATGGAGCTGCTGGGGGAGAAAGCCATCGCCAGCCGCTACTTCCTGCGCGCGGAGCGGGTGAAGCAGGCCATCCTAAAGCGGTTCTGGCCCAGCACCCACGCGCTCTCCGCAGGGGACAGCGTGGTCAACTTCGACCAGGTCCAGCACGCCATCGGTGACTCGCGCTACCTCCTCGCGCAGGTGACGCCGTTCTCGTTCGACTGGCGCTGTGACGTCCCGGCGAATGTGATGGCATTCCTTTTCAACGTGCTCGACATCGAGAAGGCGAAGGTCGCGTTCCGTTTCATGTGGGGCGTCGGGGTGAACCAGCCGTTCCCGGTGAGGAACCTCTACCCGGTGGTGAACGCGGGTGACCCGGACTGGAAGAGCTACTACACCGTCAATCTCCTCAACCTGCCGAACCACTACCACAACGGCGGTATCTGGGGATGGGTCGGCGGACAGTGGGTGAAGTTCATCAACCGGCTGGGACTGCGTGACATCGCCCGCAAGGAACTGCTCAAGCTGGCGGAACTGAACCACCAGGGGATCTACCAGGAGTGGGAGTTCAACGAATGGTACCACGGCCAGACCGGCAGACCCATGGGCAAGGCCTTCCAGGCATGGTCCGCGTCGGAGTTCATCTCCGCGTATCATGATGTGATGGAGGATTGA
- a CDS encoding HAD family hydrolase yields MDLIHISIHGLIRGDHMELGRDPDTGGQCLYVLELVKALALDPAVDRVSLLTRRVADPKLSPDYARDHEPLGPKAEIVRIDAGPKRYLRKEVLWRHLDAFIDSTLSYLRKQRRVPDLIHAHYADAGYVGRHLAAVLGCPFIFTGHSLGRVKLQRLQHGGADLAEMEERYNLAARIEAEELSLDAANLVCTSTRQEVEEQYSIYHQYAESRMRVIPPGVDLSRFEGECAPELMASVERKLGAFLTDPSRVPILTIARADERKNLPALVRAFSKNRWLRENANLIVIGGNRDSFAKLPNGPKRVWNELLRAIDDADLYGRIAYPKRHEPAEIPAFYQWVEERGGVFVNPAFTEPFGLTLLEAAAGGLPLVATNDGGPRDILANCANGVLIDPMDELEMGTAIEEIAADPERRSQLSANGSTNVRRHYSWSRHVERYLSEIREILPPSRPARTSGSQGALIASDRWVVMDLPAGIGEEPADLVRRWRSLFDGSRLGLGIATGMHLEEARDFIRRHDLPEPGFLISSLGAEIHYGTRGVRDDRWRHQVSARWNRDQVMEALADTPGLTLQAENSQHDFKVSYLMDASRAPGRMAIQRMLRENGIAAKVMVTARSFVDVVPLRGGKDVALRYIEHRWGIEPGHIFYFAGYGNDMGAVRGRNLSVIPSDGDRILRQIVPRPRIYHAREKGLAGFFEGLEHYGFLGQADPPKPYEEPGEEAVSQIELHP; encoded by the coding sequence TTGGACCTGATTCACATATCCATCCACGGGCTGATCCGTGGGGACCACATGGAGCTGGGCCGCGACCCGGACACCGGCGGACAGTGCCTCTACGTGCTGGAGCTGGTGAAGGCGCTCGCGCTCGACCCGGCGGTGGACCGCGTTTCCCTGCTGACGCGCAGGGTGGCGGATCCCAAGCTTTCACCCGACTACGCCAGGGACCATGAACCGCTCGGCCCGAAGGCGGAGATCGTCAGGATCGACGCCGGACCGAAGCGCTATCTGCGGAAGGAGGTGCTGTGGCGGCATCTGGATGCCTTCATCGACAGCACCCTGAGCTATCTGCGGAAGCAGCGGCGGGTCCCGGACCTGATCCACGCGCACTATGCGGATGCCGGCTATGTCGGCAGGCACCTCGCGGCCGTTCTCGGGTGTCCGTTCATCTTCACCGGGCATTCGCTCGGCCGGGTGAAACTCCAGCGCCTGCAGCATGGCGGGGCGGATCTCGCGGAGATGGAGGAACGCTACAACCTCGCCGCACGAATCGAGGCGGAGGAACTGAGCCTGGATGCCGCCAACCTGGTCTGCACCAGCACCCGGCAGGAAGTGGAGGAGCAATACTCCATCTACCACCAGTATGCGGAGTCCCGCATGCGGGTCATCCCACCCGGCGTGGACCTCTCCAGATTCGAGGGGGAGTGCGCCCCGGAGCTGATGGCCTCGGTCGAAAGAAAGCTCGGCGCGTTCCTGACGGATCCCTCCCGCGTTCCCATTCTGACCATCGCCCGCGCGGATGAACGGAAGAACCTCCCCGCCCTGGTGCGGGCGTTTTCCAAGAACCGGTGGCTGCGGGAAAATGCCAACCTCATCGTGATCGGCGGGAACCGGGATTCGTTCGCGAAGCTCCCCAACGGGCCGAAACGCGTTTGGAACGAATTGCTGCGGGCCATCGACGACGCGGACCTTTATGGCCGGATCGCCTATCCCAAGCGGCATGAACCGGCGGAAATCCCGGCCTTCTACCAGTGGGTGGAGGAAAGGGGAGGGGTGTTCGTCAATCCGGCGTTCACGGAGCCGTTCGGCCTCACGTTGCTGGAGGCCGCGGCAGGCGGGCTTCCACTGGTGGCGACCAACGACGGCGGCCCCAGGGACATCCTGGCGAACTGCGCGAATGGTGTGCTCATCGACCCGATGGATGAACTGGAAATGGGCACCGCCATCGAGGAGATCGCGGCGGATCCGGAGCGCCGGAGCCAGCTTTCCGCAAATGGCTCCACGAACGTCCGGCGGCACTATTCATGGAGCCGGCATGTGGAGCGGTACTTGTCGGAGATCCGGGAGATCCTCCCGCCCTCCAGGCCGGCCAGAACCAGCGGCTCCCAGGGGGCGCTCATTGCCAGTGACCGTTGGGTGGTGATGGATCTCCCGGCGGGCATCGGGGAGGAACCGGCGGACCTCGTCCGGCGGTGGCGGAGCCTGTTCGACGGCAGCCGCCTGGGGCTGGGCATCGCGACGGGCATGCACCTGGAGGAAGCCCGGGACTTCATCCGGAGGCATGATCTGCCGGAGCCGGGGTTCCTGATTTCCAGCCTGGGGGCGGAGATCCACTATGGGACGCGGGGTGTGAGGGATGACCGGTGGCGGCATCAGGTTTCCGCCCGCTGGAACCGGGACCAGGTCATGGAGGCGCTGGCGGACACGCCGGGGCTCACCCTGCAGGCGGAGAACAGCCAGCACGACTTCAAGGTTTCCTACCTCATGGATGCTTCCCGGGCACCGGGACGGATGGCGATCCAGCGCATGCTCCGGGAAAATGGCATTGCGGCGAAGGTCATGGTCACCGCACGTTCGTTCGTGGATGTGGTGCCGCTGCGGGGGGGGAAGGATGTGGCGCTCCGCTACATCGAGCACCGCTGGGGGATCGAGCCGGGGCATATCTTCTACTTCGCGGGCTATGGAAATGACATGGGGGCCGTGCGGGGCAGGAACCTTTCGGTGATTCCCTCCGACGGGGACCGCATCCTCCGCCAGATCGTCCCGCGACCCAGGATCTACCACGCCCGTGAAAAGGGGCTGGCGGGATTTTTCGAGGGCTTGGAACACTACGGATTCCTCGGGCAGGCGGACCCTCCGAAGCCCTACGAGGAACCGGGGGAAGAGGCGGTCAGCCAGATCGAGCTGCACCCGTGA